The Candidatus Binataceae bacterium region CCCAACCGCCTCGTCACCGTGGCTGGAACTTTGGCGAATTCGATGGCGCCGGGACTGATCGTGTAGTAGCCGAGAATGTTGGCGGTCTCGTTTGGGAGCACCGCAACGAAGGTCTTCGCGCCGCCAGATTCGTGATTCTGTCGCGCGTACCGTCGAAAATATTCGTTGAGTTCCGGGGATCCGCAGTCGAAACCCTTGCGGTCGTGGCGCCTGCTGATCGGCTCCTCCTGCCAAGCAATCGATGCGCTCACGCCTTTGCGCGACGCCTCGCGGCAGCGAGCAGCGCCTCGGTTGGCTTCGGCGGCTTCTCCAGCAATTCAAGTACGCGCTTAGAGTCCCGCTCCGACAGCACAATTCGCTCGGAGCGCCGCACGACCTCTCGCGCGACCGGGAGCACGTTGCGCATGATGAAGCGCGTCACGTCGAGCTGTTCCCGCGCGGCAGCTTCTGCTATCAGGCGCTTTTCTTCGCGCGTGGCGCGCAGTTCTATCCGATCGTCTCTTGCAGGCGCAGTGCCGGCCATAATCGTACTCC contains the following coding sequences:
- a CDS encoding DUF1778 domain-containing protein; amino-acid sequence: MAGTAPARDDRIELRATREEKRLIAEAAAREQLDVTRFIMRNVLPVAREVVRRSERIVLSERDSKRVLELLEKPPKPTEALLAAARRRAKA